A window from Bacteroidota bacterium encodes these proteins:
- a CDS encoding carbon-nitrogen hydrolase, with the protein MSKVKIGLVQMSCTNNKEANLQKAMEKTKEAAAKGAQIICLQELFTSLYFCDVEDYENFKLAEAIPGPSTDALSKLAKDLNVVIIASLFEKRTQGIYHNTTAVLDADGNYLGKYRKMHIPDDPAYYEKFYFTPGDLGYKIFETKYAKFGVLICWDQWYPEAARITSLMGAEILFYPTAIGWATSQDEATNTEQYNAWQTIQRSHSVANAVHVVSVNRVGLEQNGAMKFWGGSFVSNPFGSLIYKASHDNEEVAVVEIDTDKTDSYRTHWPFMRDRRIDSYQPITKRFIDED; encoded by the coding sequence ATGTCAAAAGTAAAAATAGGACTGGTGCAGATGAGCTGCACAAACAATAAAGAGGCGAACCTGCAGAAAGCAATGGAGAAAACGAAAGAAGCTGCTGCCAAAGGTGCACAGATCATCTGCCTGCAGGAGTTATTTACTTCTTTGTACTTCTGTGATGTGGAAGATTATGAGAATTTCAAATTGGCAGAGGCAATTCCGGGCCCTTCAACAGATGCTTTGAGCAAACTCGCAAAAGATCTAAATGTAGTTATCATAGCTTCTTTGTTTGAAAAAAGAACACAGGGTATTTATCACAATACAACAGCAGTACTGGATGCCGACGGTAATTATCTTGGTAAATACCGTAAAATGCATATACCCGATGACCCGGCGTATTATGAAAAATTTTATTTCACTCCCGGCGATTTAGGTTATAAAATTTTTGAAACAAAATATGCAAAATTTGGTGTGCTTATCTGCTGGGATCAGTGGTACCCTGAAGCTGCAAGGATTACTTCGCTAATGGGAGCTGAAATTTTATTTTACCCGACTGCTATTGGCTGGGCTACTTCACAGGATGAAGCAACCAATACTGAACAATACAACGCATGGCAAACCATTCAGCGTAGCCATTCTGTTGCAAATGCTGTGCATGTTGTAAGTGTGAACCGTGTTGGACTTGAACAAAACGGTGCAATGAAATTCTGGGGTGGTTCATTTGTTTCAAATCCATTTGGCAGTTTAATTTATAAAGCATCTCACGACAACGAAGAAGTGGCTGTTGTCGAAATTGATACTGATAAAACCGACAGTTACAGAACACACTGGCCTTTTATGCGTGACCGAAGAATAGATTCTTATCAACCTATTACAAAAAGATTCATAGACGAAGATTAA
- the ilvA gene encoding threonine ammonia-lyase, translating to MSTSTQNILLDFTGAALRLKKIVNRTPLQFNHNLSRKYDCNIYLKREDLQVVRSYKLRGAYNMMSSLPKEQLQKGVVCASAGNHAQGFAYSCKKLNTKGVVFMPVITPNQKIKQTKMFGEDFIEVKLVGDTYDDCATAAKKYTEENYMTFIPPFDDYKIIEGQGTVGVEILEDQSEIDFLFIPVGGGGLSSGVGSYFKTYSPKTKIVGLEPEGAPAMFEALKNGYPVTLESIDRFVDGAAVKRVGDLTFSICKEVLDDMHLVPEGKVCSTILKLYNEDAIVVEPAGALSIAALDDYADEIKGKNVVCIVSGSNNDIDRMQEIKERSLQYEGLKHYFLINFAQRPGALKEFVNNVLGPTDDITRFEYMQKNNKEAGPALVGIELQSREDYDALLNNLNKYHIGYNELSKDNTLFSYLV from the coding sequence ATGAGCACATCAACACAAAACATATTACTGGACTTCACAGGGGCTGCTTTACGATTGAAAAAAATTGTGAACAGAACTCCACTGCAATTCAATCATAATCTTTCCAGGAAATATGATTGTAATATTTATTTGAAAAGAGAAGATCTCCAGGTAGTGCGTAGCTACAAACTGCGTGGCGCTTATAATATGATGAGCAGCTTGCCGAAAGAACAATTGCAGAAAGGTGTTGTTTGCGCCAGTGCCGGTAATCATGCGCAGGGTTTTGCATATAGTTGTAAAAAACTAAATACAAAAGGTGTTGTGTTCATGCCAGTGATTACGCCTAATCAAAAAATCAAACAGACGAAAATGTTTGGTGAGGATTTTATCGAAGTGAAATTGGTAGGCGACACGTATGATGATTGTGCTACTGCCGCGAAAAAATATACAGAAGAAAATTACATGACTTTTATCCCTCCTTTTGATGATTATAAAATCATTGAAGGGCAGGGAACAGTAGGTGTTGAAATTCTGGAAGACCAATCTGAAATTGACTTTCTCTTTATACCCGTTGGCGGTGGTGGTTTAAGTTCTGGTGTTGGCTCCTATTTTAAGACCTATTCCCCCAAAACAAAAATTGTTGGACTAGAACCTGAAGGCGCCCCTGCCATGTTCGAAGCTTTAAAGAATGGTTACCCCGTTACACTCGAAAGCATTGACCGGTTTGTTGACGGTGCCGCTGTGAAAAGAGTCGGTGATTTAACTTTTTCTATTTGTAAAGAGGTGCTGGACGATATGCATCTCGTCCCGGAAGGAAAAGTTTGTTCAACGATTTTGAAATTGTATAATGAAGACGCAATCGTTGTTGAACCAGCTGGTGCATTATCAATTGCAGCACTGGATGATTATGCAGATGAAATAAAAGGAAAGAATGTTGTTTGTATTGTAAGCGGCAGCAACAATGATATTGACAGGATGCAGGAGATAAAAGAAAGAAGCCTTCAATACGAAGGCCTCAAACATTATTTTCTTATCAATTTCGCACAACGACCCGGTGCTTTGAAAGAATTTGTAAATAATGTACTTGGTCCTACTGATGATATCACCCGTTTTGAATACATGCAGAAGAATAATAAAGAAGCTGGCCCTGCATTAGTGGGCATTGAATTACAAAGCCGGGAAGATTATGATGCACTATTAAACAACCTGAACAAATACCATATCGGTTATAATGAGTTGAGCAAGGATAATACTTTATTTAGTTACCTTGTTTAG
- the ilvC gene encoding ketol-acid reductoisomerase — protein MANYFNSLPLREQLNQLGVCEFMNRSEFADGVNVLKGKKIVIVGCGAQGLNQGLNMRDSGLDIAYALRNEAIAEKRASWKNATDNGFTVGAYEELIPSADLVLNLTPDKQHTSVIKAIMPLMKKGATLSYSHGFNIVEEGTQIRKDITVIMVAPKCPGTEVREEYKRGFGVPTLIAVHPENDPEGKGLVQAKAYAVATGGHRAGVLRSSFVAEVKSDLMGEQTILCGVLQTGSILCFDKMIEKGVDASYAAKLIQYGWETITEALKHGGVTAMMDRLSNPAKLKAFELSTELKNILSPLFKKHQDDIMSGVFSSTMMEDWANDDKNLFTWRKATGETAFEKTKVTDAPITDQEFFDNGLLMVAFVRAGVELAFETMVEAGIKDESAYYESLHETPLIANTIARKKLYEMNRVISDTAEYGCYLFDHAAKPLLKEFMHTIDKDVIGTNFNDGKDNGVDNREIIEVNKIIRNHPVEKVGAVLRAAMTEMKSISSAAKESKPAKKVKELEPA, from the coding sequence ATGGCAAACTATTTTAACTCTTTACCGCTTCGTGAGCAATTAAATCAATTAGGTGTTTGTGAATTTATGAACCGTAGCGAATTTGCTGATGGTGTAAATGTGCTGAAAGGAAAAAAGATCGTAATTGTTGGTTGCGGTGCGCAGGGTTTAAACCAGGGTTTGAATATGAGAGACTCGGGTCTTGATATTGCTTATGCATTACGTAATGAAGCAATTGCTGAAAAAAGAGCATCGTGGAAAAATGCAACGGATAATGGATTTACTGTTGGTGCATATGAAGAATTAATCCCATCGGCTGATTTAGTATTGAACTTAACTCCGGACAAACAGCATACTTCCGTTATCAAAGCGATTATGCCTTTGATGAAAAAAGGTGCAACACTCTCCTACTCTCACGGATTTAATATTGTGGAAGAAGGAACCCAGATAAGAAAAGACATTACTGTAATAATGGTAGCACCTAAATGTCCCGGTACTGAAGTTCGTGAAGAATATAAAAGAGGTTTTGGTGTACCTACATTGATAGCCGTACATCCGGAGAATGATCCCGAAGGAAAAGGACTGGTACAGGCAAAAGCATATGCAGTTGCAACAGGCGGACATCGTGCTGGTGTATTGCGTTCATCATTTGTTGCCGAAGTAAAAAGTGATTTGATGGGTGAGCAAACCATTCTGTGTGGTGTATTGCAAACTGGTTCTATTTTATGTTTTGATAAAATGATAGAGAAAGGTGTTGATGCATCCTATGCTGCCAAACTCATTCAATATGGCTGGGAAACTATTACTGAAGCATTGAAGCATGGTGGTGTTACAGCTATGATGGACCGTTTAAGTAACCCGGCTAAGCTGAAAGCATTTGAATTGTCTACTGAACTGAAAAATATTTTGAGCCCTTTATTTAAAAAACACCAGGATGATATTATGAGTGGTGTATTTTCATCAACAATGATGGAAGACTGGGCCAATGACGATAAAAATTTATTCACATGGCGTAAAGCAACTGGTGAAACAGCATTTGAAAAAACAAAAGTTACTGATGCACCAATTACAGACCAGGAATTTTTTGATAATGGATTACTGATGGTGGCTTTCGTAAGAGCTGGCGTTGAACTTGCATTTGAAACTATGGTAGAAGCAGGCATTAAAGATGAAAGCGCTTATTACGAGTCGCTGCATGAAACTCCTCTTATTGCGAATACAATTGCCCGTAAAAAATTATACGAGATGAACCGTGTAATTTCTGATACAGCTGAATATGGTTGTTATTTATTTGATCATGCTGCAAAGCCATTGCTGAAAGAATTTATGCATACAATCGACAAAGATGTAATTGGCACCAACTTCAATGACGGTAAAGACAATGGTGTAGATAACCGTGAAATCATTGAAGTAAATAAAATCATCCGTAATCACCCGGTAGAGAAAGTGGGTGCTGTACTGAGAGCTGCAATGACAGAAATGAAATCAATCAGCTCTGCTGCAAAAGAAAGTAAGCCTGCTAAAAAAGTAAAAGAACTAGAACCAGCATAA
- the ilvN gene encoding acetolactate synthase small subunit: MNKQEYTITVYTENQIGLLNRIAIIFSRRKINIESLNTSPSEVDSVHRFTIVINEIEDVVRKLCRQIEKQVEVLKAYYNTNEEIIWMELALYKVPTEIIAEEVKVERLLSQFGAKAVVIRKDYTVFEVSGQREETDAFIKVLEPYGLIEFVRSARVAIIKDSDGFHKKLKSFEYKEPGETVIENEFLDKNQEVFSM, translated from the coding sequence ATGAACAAACAGGAATATACAATAACGGTTTATACAGAAAACCAGATCGGTTTACTGAACCGTATCGCCATTATCTTTTCAAGAAGAAAGATAAATATTGAGAGCCTGAATACTTCTCCTTCTGAAGTAGATAGTGTGCACCGGTTCACTATCGTAATCAATGAAATAGAAGATGTGGTAAGAAAGCTTTGCCGCCAGATCGAAAAACAGGTGGAGGTATTAAAAGCCTATTATAACACCAATGAAGAAATTATCTGGATGGAATTGGCTTTATATAAAGTGCCAACTGAAATCATTGCTGAAGAAGTAAAAGTAGAAAGGTTGTTAAGTCAATTCGGCGCTAAAGCGGTTGTGATAAGAAAAGATTATACAGTATTTGAAGTTAGTGGACAGCGTGAAGAAACCGATGCTTTCATTAAAGTATTAGAACCTTATGGGTTAATAGAATTCGTTCGCAGCGCAAGAGTGGCAATTATTAAAGACAGTGATGGATTCCATAAAAAATTAAAATCATTTGAATACAAAGAACCGGGTGAAACCGTGATTGAGAACGAATTCTTAGACAAGAACCAGGAAGTGTTTAGTATGTAA
- the ilvB gene encoding biosynthetic-type acetolactate synthase large subunit — protein sequence MDTLELTKEKKTKAAIENISGSEAVLRAFVAEGVDIIFGYPGGAIMPIYDALYDYNDRLQHILVRHEQGAIHAAQGFARVSGRTGVVFATSGPGATNLVTGLADAMIDSTPVVCITGQVFAHLLGTDAFQETDVINITTPVTKWNYQVTDAKEIPSVLAKAFYIAGSGRPGPVLIDITKNAQLQLFEYEGYKKCDHIRSYRPKPIVRKEYIEQAAKMINEAERPFVIFGQGVILGKAEKEFQKFIEKAGIPAAWTILGMSAIPTNHPLAVGMLGMHGNYGPNLLTNECDVLIAIGMRFDDRVTGRLDKYAKQAKVIHLDIDPSEIDKNVKATVPVWGDCKETLPILTDLVQQKVYPQWLQKFTDCMKKEEGKCIKAEMNPDTEILTMGEVITAINELTKGEAVIVTDVGQHQMVACRYAEYNKSKSNITSGGLGTMGFALPAAIGAKYGAQERTVIAIIGDGGIQMTIQELGTIMQFKPEVKIIILNNKFLGMVRQWQELFHQNRYSFVNIESPDFVMVAKGYGIEGKSISKREDVKTVLKEMLDHKGSFLLEVIVGKENNVFPMVPQGRGVAEVVLGKDEL from the coding sequence ATGGATACTCTTGAATTAACTAAAGAAAAGAAGACAAAAGCAGCCATTGAGAATATTTCCGGAAGTGAAGCTGTGTTAAGGGCTTTTGTTGCCGAAGGTGTTGATATCATCTTTGGTTATCCTGGTGGTGCTATCATGCCTATCTATGATGCATTGTATGATTATAATGACAGGCTGCAACATATTTTGGTGCGCCACGAACAAGGAGCTATACATGCAGCACAGGGTTTTGCAAGAGTGAGCGGAAGAACAGGTGTTGTGTTTGCAACAAGCGGCCCGGGTGCAACGAATCTTGTTACAGGATTAGCTGATGCAATGATTGACTCCACTCCTGTTGTGTGTATAACAGGCCAGGTGTTTGCACATTTGCTGGGTACGGATGCATTCCAGGAAACTGATGTTATAAATATAACTACACCGGTTACCAAATGGAATTACCAGGTAACCGATGCAAAAGAAATTCCTTCCGTGTTGGCAAAAGCATTTTATATCGCCGGTAGTGGTAGACCGGGACCTGTATTGATTGACATTACAAAGAATGCTCAGTTGCAATTATTCGAATATGAAGGTTATAAAAAATGTGATCATATAAGAAGCTACCGTCCGAAGCCGATAGTACGTAAAGAATATATTGAGCAGGCGGCTAAAATGATCAATGAAGCAGAAAGACCGTTCGTAATATTTGGACAAGGCGTTATTCTTGGAAAAGCAGAAAAAGAATTTCAGAAGTTTATTGAGAAAGCGGGTATTCCTGCTGCATGGACGATTTTAGGAATGAGTGCCATACCAACTAATCATCCATTAGCTGTTGGTATGCTGGGCATGCATGGAAACTACGGCCCTAACCTTTTGACAAATGAATGTGATGTATTGATTGCAATTGGTATGCGTTTCGATGATCGTGTCACCGGACGTTTGGATAAATATGCAAAACAGGCAAAAGTTATTCATTTAGATATTGATCCATCTGAAATAGATAAGAATGTAAAAGCAACAGTACCTGTATGGGGCGATTGTAAAGAAACATTACCAATCCTTACAGACCTCGTTCAACAAAAAGTATATCCGCAGTGGTTGCAGAAGTTTACCGATTGTATGAAGAAAGAAGAAGGGAAATGCATCAAAGCAGAAATGAATCCAGATACAGAAATTCTCACGATGGGTGAAGTGATTACGGCTATCAATGAATTAACAAAAGGCGAAGCAGTAATTGTAACCGACGTAGGCCAGCACCAGATGGTAGCATGCCGCTATGCAGAATACAATAAAAGTAAAAGTAATATCACAAGTGGTGGATTAGGCACAATGGGCTTTGCATTGCCTGCAGCTATTGGTGCAAAATATGGTGCACAGGAAAGAACGGTCATTGCAATCATCGGTGATGGTGGTATTCAAATGACGATACAGGAGCTCGGTACAATTATGCAATTCAAGCCCGAAGTAAAAATTATTATTCTTAATAATAAATTTTTGGGAATGGTTCGCCAGTGGCAGGAGCTGTTCCATCAGAATCGCTATTCATTTGTAAATATTGAAAGCCCCGATTTTGTAATGGTCGCAAAAGGTTATGGAATCGAAGGAAAAAGTATTTCTAAAAGAGAAGATGTGAAAACTGTATTGAAAGAAATGCTGGATCATAAAGGAAGCTTTTTGCTGGAAGTGATAGTAGGCAAAGAGAATAATGTGTTCCCAATGGTGCCTCAGGGTCGTGGTGTAGCCGAAGTTGTTTTAGGAAAAGATGAACTTTAA
- a CDS encoding damage-inducible protein DinB — MTKEYFLELADFNIWANNIVLSWLDNITDEQWEKHVVSSFNNIGETVLHITSAETIWLERLNKVESPVWLQSSFKGTRKEIIELWKNASAGLKKFTDGFNESVLMDKLVFRRINGDRYEMPHYQVFAHIFNHSTYHRGQLVTMLRQVGYTNVGSTDMLGFYRK, encoded by the coding sequence ATGACAAAGGAATATTTTTTAGAACTGGCTGATTTTAATATTTGGGCAAATAATATTGTTTTGTCGTGGCTGGATAATATTACTGATGAGCAATGGGAAAAACATGTGGTAAGTAGTTTCAACAATATAGGAGAAACAGTATTGCATATTACAAGTGCTGAAACGATATGGCTTGAGCGGTTGAATAAGGTAGAATCACCTGTATGGTTGCAATCAAGTTTTAAGGGAACAAGAAAGGAAATAATTGAGTTATGGAAGAATGCATCCGCAGGATTGAAAAAGTTTACAGATGGCTTTAATGAATCAGTTCTTATGGATAAGTTGGTGTTCAGAAGAATAAATGGCGATAGATATGAGATGCCCCATTACCAGGTCTTTGCTCATATATTCAATCACTCGACTTATCACCGTGGACAATTGGTTACAATGCTGAGACAGGTAGGATATACTAATGTGGGTTCAACAGATATGCTTGGTTTTTATAGAAAATAA
- the ilvD gene encoding dihydroxy-acid dehydratase, producing MSELNKYSKVLTQDETQPAAQAMLYGIGLTEDDLKKAQVGICSMGYDGNTCNMHLNDLAKVVKQGVWDNDLVGLIFNTIGISDGISNGTDGMRYSLVSRDLIADSIEAVVGGFYYDGIIAIPGCDKNMPGSIIAMGRLNRPSIMLYGGTIAPGHYKGQDLNIISAFEALGQKIAGNLNPEDFKQIVQHSCPGAGACGGMYTANTMACSIEAMGMSLPYSSSNPALSEDKKKECLDAGKAIRLLLEKNIRPSDIMTRKAFENAITVIMILGGSTNAVLHLIAMAKSVNINLTQDDFQKISDKVPVLADFKPSGKYLMQDLHQHGGLPSIMKYLLSKGLLHSDCLTVTGKTVAENLAGVPNLDFEAQKIIYPVEQPLKKTGHLQILYGNLAEKGSVAKISGKEGEKFVGPARVFDGEQKLIAGIQSGLVKAGDVVVIKNEGPRGAPGMPEMLKPTSAIIGAGLGKSVALITDGRFSGGTHGFVVGHITPEAHEGGLIGFVHDDDIIELDATKNTITLKVSNEEISKRKANWKQPALKVRRGVLYKYAMCVKDASEGCVTDEA from the coding sequence ATGAGCGAACTAAATAAATATTCAAAGGTTTTAACGCAAGATGAAACACAACCTGCTGCTCAAGCTATGTTGTATGGCATTGGGCTAACGGAAGATGATTTGAAAAAAGCACAGGTTGGTATCTGCAGTATGGGTTATGATGGCAATACCTGTAATATGCACCTGAATGATCTGGCGAAAGTGGTAAAGCAAGGTGTGTGGGATAACGATTTGGTTGGTTTGATCTTTAATACGATTGGCATCAGCGATGGAATAAGTAATGGAACTGATGGAATGCGGTATAGTTTGGTGAGTCGCGATTTGATTGCTGATTCGATTGAAGCTGTTGTTGGAGGTTTTTATTACGATGGCATCATTGCGATTCCGGGTTGTGATAAAAATATGCCGGGCTCTATTATAGCAATGGGTCGTTTGAATCGTCCGTCGATTATGTTGTACGGTGGCACAATAGCCCCTGGTCATTATAAAGGACAAGATTTAAATATCATTTCTGCATTTGAAGCATTGGGACAAAAAATTGCAGGCAATTTAAACCCGGAAGATTTTAAACAAATAGTTCAGCATTCATGTCCCGGTGCCGGTGCATGTGGTGGAATGTACACTGCTAACACGATGGCTTGTTCAATTGAGGCGATGGGGATGAGTTTGCCTTATTCATCATCTAATCCGGCACTGAGTGAGGATAAGAAAAAAGAATGCCTGGATGCAGGTAAAGCAATAAGATTATTACTTGAAAAAAATATTCGTCCTTCTGATATCATGACACGCAAGGCATTTGAAAACGCAATTACCGTGATTATGATCCTGGGAGGAAGTACCAATGCTGTTTTGCATTTGATTGCAATGGCAAAAAGTGTGAACATAAATTTAACGCAGGACGATTTTCAAAAAATCAGTGATAAGGTTCCTGTGCTAGCTGATTTCAAACCCTCTGGAAAATATCTTATGCAGGATTTACACCAGCATGGTGGCCTTCCTTCAATAATGAAATATTTATTGTCGAAAGGTTTGCTGCATAGCGATTGTTTGACAGTAACCGGTAAAACGGTAGCAGAAAATTTAGCAGGTGTCCCGAATTTGGATTTTGAGGCTCAGAAAATTATTTATCCAGTAGAACAACCGTTAAAAAAAACGGGGCACCTGCAAATTCTGTATGGCAATCTTGCTGAGAAAGGAAGTGTTGCAAAAATTTCAGGCAAGGAAGGTGAAAAATTTGTGGGGCCAGCAAGAGTATTTGATGGTGAACAAAAATTAATCGCCGGCATACAAAGTGGTTTAGTAAAAGCGGGTGATGTAGTTGTAATAAAAAATGAAGGACCAAGAGGCGCACCGGGTATGCCGGAAATGCTGAAACCAACTTCTGCCATCATTGGTGCAGGATTGGGAAAATCAGTTGCGTTGATTACAGATGGAAGATTCAGTGGAGGCACACATGGTTTTGTGGTTGGCCATATAACACCTGAAGCTCATGAAGGTGGATTGATTGGATTTGTTCATGATGATGATATCATTGAACTCGATGCAACAAAAAACACCATCACTTTGAAAGTAAGTAATGAAGAAATATCAAAACGTAAAGCAAACTGGAAACAACCAGCATTAAAAGTGCGCAGAGGTGTATTGTATAAATATGCAATGTGTGTAAAAGATGCAAGTGAAGGTTGTGTAACAGATGAAGCATAA
- the ilvE gene encoding branched-chain-amino-acid transaminase translates to MASYYNNETVIYLNGDYVKAAEAKMDFYSQSLHYGYSVFEGIRSYKTASGETKIFKEVEHFERLKNSAAALNMPYHWTVEELIDATYEVLKRNNLQDAYIRPVVYAPTNMKFDVNEKSFIVIEAWEMQPFLGEKLLRVMTSSFQRPNPKGFKIHAKAAGHYVNSILASQEAKANGFDEALLLDMNNYAAEAPGANLFFEKDGKMFTPALGNILPGITRATVLEICTELNIEVEERFFTIDELKQVDAAFFCGTAAEVIGFESLDDYKFPLNWNETVSRRIQLAYKSLVIEKEFEPQSTQRKEAQSALSV, encoded by the coding sequence ATGGCATCATACTATAATAACGAAACGGTAATTTATCTCAATGGAGATTATGTGAAAGCTGCAGAAGCGAAGATGGATTTCTATAGCCAGTCATTGCATTATGGCTATTCTGTGTTTGAAGGAATTCGTTCTTATAAAACGGCAAGTGGTGAAACAAAAATCTTCAAAGAGGTTGAACATTTTGAAAGGTTAAAGAATTCAGCTGCTGCTTTAAATATGCCTTATCACTGGACCGTAGAAGAACTGATTGATGCTACTTATGAAGTACTGAAAAGAAATAACCTGCAGGATGCTTATATCCGCCCGGTTGTTTATGCACCAACGAATATGAAGTTTGATGTGAATGAAAAATCATTTATTGTTATTGAAGCATGGGAGATGCAGCCCTTTCTTGGTGAAAAATTATTAAGGGTAATGACTTCATCATTTCAGCGTCCGAATCCGAAAGGATTTAAGATACATGCAAAAGCAGCCGGTCATTATGTAAACTCAATACTCGCCAGCCAGGAAGCAAAAGCAAATGGCTTTGATGAAGCATTACTGCTGGATATGAATAATTATGCAGCAGAAGCACCGGGAGCAAATTTGTTTTTTGAGAAAGATGGAAAAATGTTTACGCCTGCTTTAGGAAATATTTTACCCGGCATAACAAGAGCAACGGTTTTGGAAATATGTACTGAATTGAACATTGAAGTAGAAGAAAGATTTTTTACGATTGATGAATTGAAACAGGTCGATGCTGCTTTCTTCTGTGGTACGGCTGCTGAAGTAATTGGGTTTGAAAGTTTGGATGATTATAAATTCCCGTTGAACTGGAATGAAACTGTATCAAGAAGAATTCAACTAGCTTATAAGAGTCTTGTGATTGAGAAAGAATTTGAACCACAGAGTACACAAAGAAAGGAAGCACAGAGTGCACTGAGTGTATAA
- the leuB gene encoding 3-isopropylmalate dehydrogenase, which yields MKKKIAILNGDGIGPEVTKQSILILNSIAERFGHSFTYQEALIGADAIDKTGTALPSETIDICLDSDAVLFGAVGHPKYDNDPNAKVRPEQGILGIRKALQLFANIRPVTTYKTLHHLSPIKSKNLEGVDFIIFRELTGGIYFGKKQTAEDGSSASDECFYTKEEIERITHQAFQYAQKRRKKLTLVDKANVLDTSRLWRKVVQEIAPQYKEVTVDYMFVDNAAMQIVINPKQFDVILTENMFGDIISDEASVLAGSLGLLPSASVGNKTALFEPIHGSYPQAAGKDIANPLGSVLSAAMMLDHFGMNEEAALIREAVEWTLENNFVTKDIDPVNFYFTSTIGELISDYVSGKIPGSIKKENIELRKSTII from the coding sequence ATGAAAAAGAAAATTGCAATATTAAACGGAGATGGTATCGGTCCAGAAGTGACCAAACAATCCATCCTCATATTAAATTCAATCGCTGAGCGATTTGGACATTCATTTACTTACCAGGAAGCTTTGATCGGTGCTGATGCGATTGACAAAACCGGAACAGCGCTTCCTTCTGAAACAATTGATATTTGCCTCGATAGCGATGCAGTTTTGTTCGGCGCAGTTGGCCATCCGAAATATGATAATGATCCCAATGCAAAAGTGAGACCTGAGCAGGGAATACTTGGAATCAGGAAAGCATTGCAATTGTTTGCTAATATCCGCCCGGTTACTACTTATAAAACTTTACATCACCTTTCTCCTATTAAATCAAAAAATTTAGAAGGAGTTGATTTTATCATCTTCCGCGAGTTGACCGGTGGAATTTATTTTGGTAAGAAACAAACTGCTGAGGATGGCAGCTCGGCAAGTGATGAATGCTTTTACACAAAAGAGGAAATAGAAAGAATAACACACCAGGCATTTCAATATGCTCAAAAGAGAAGGAAGAAACTGACACTAGTTGATAAAGCGAATGTGCTGGATACTTCACGTCTCTGGAGAAAAGTAGTGCAGGAGATTGCTCCTCAGTATAAAGAAGTGACCGTTGATTATATGTTTGTTGATAATGCAGCAATGCAAATTGTCATCAACCCCAAACAGTTTGATGTAATACTTACCGAAAATATGTTTGGCGATATTATTAGCGATGAAGCAAGTGTGCTGGCAGGCTCATTAGGATTATTGCCATCTGCTTCTGTTGGGAATAAAACAGCTTTGTTTGAGCCGATTCATGGTTCGTATCCGCAGGCTGCCGGAAAAGATATTGCCAACCCGCTGGGCTCTGTTCTTTCCGCTGCTATGATGCTGGACCATTTCGGCATGAATGAAGAAGCTGCTCTTATCCGCGAAGCGGTTGAGTGGACTCTCGAAAATAATTTCGTAACTAAAGATATTGACCCGGTTAATTTTTATTTCACTTCTACCATCGGCGAGCTGATAAGTGATTATGTAAGTGGCAAAATTCCCGGTTCTATTAAGAAAGAGAATATCGAATTACGTAAGTCTACGATTATTTAG